One part of the Streptomyces ferrugineus genome encodes these proteins:
- a CDS encoding PucR family transcriptional regulator, protein MPDPTVPPTPPVPLSALLAREDLGLRQVAGPSDPGIVIHWAHTSEMADPYPYLLGGELLLTAGVHIPEAAGAAGSGTYFDDYVSRVVAAGGAALGFGLAPVHDTMPRALVEACDTYGLPLLEVPPRTTFSGVARAVWQLMAQARHAELRRVTETQQSLAAAASRPDPVRAVLRRLAQRMGGWAVLYGPEGARIASAGRGPDETARGSLAALAEVVRPSSPGTPTSATDSAAGSHLAAYALGAGQDFVLGVAAPHREPGDHTIASVAAVLLSLLTGEQQSGSGAARSSALVRLLLGAEPEAVAPLLGPGRRFVVHGRPDAQPCDPVAAAALGAALGSPLVDLAQDVVRVLVPADREPAPQPGWTLGVSAPATAPDWPAADTQAARALSRARATRTPLYRHGARRPALTDLLSPGDAEAHARTLLAPLTAPLTETLRTWLSLHGSWDRTAVALSVHRNTVRQRIARCAALLDTDLDDPDVRMELWFALRHIER, encoded by the coding sequence ATGCCGGACCCGACCGTTCCGCCCACTCCGCCGGTGCCGCTCTCCGCGCTCCTGGCCCGCGAGGACCTGGGTCTGCGCCAGGTCGCCGGGCCGTCCGACCCCGGCATCGTGATCCACTGGGCGCACACCTCCGAGATGGCCGACCCGTATCCGTATCTGCTGGGCGGGGAGCTGCTACTGACGGCCGGGGTGCACATCCCGGAGGCGGCGGGGGCGGCGGGGTCGGGGACGTACTTCGACGACTACGTGTCGAGGGTCGTCGCGGCGGGCGGCGCGGCCCTCGGCTTCGGTCTCGCGCCCGTGCACGACACGATGCCGCGCGCGCTGGTCGAGGCGTGCGACACCTATGGGCTGCCGCTGCTCGAGGTCCCGCCCCGGACCACCTTCTCGGGGGTGGCCCGCGCGGTCTGGCAGCTGATGGCGCAGGCCCGGCATGCCGAGCTGCGCCGGGTGACGGAGACCCAGCAGAGCCTGGCGGCGGCGGCCTCGCGTCCGGACCCGGTGCGGGCCGTGCTGCGCCGGCTCGCCCAGCGGATGGGCGGCTGGGCGGTGCTGTACGGGCCGGAGGGGGCGCGGATCGCGTCGGCGGGTCGGGGGCCGGACGAGACGGCCCGGGGGTCGCTGGCCGCGCTCGCGGAGGTCGTACGGCCCTCCAGCCCAGGGACTCCCACCTCCGCCACCGACTCCGCCGCCGGCAGCCACCTCGCCGCCTATGCCCTGGGCGCCGGCCAGGACTTCGTGCTCGGGGTCGCCGCCCCGCACCGCGAACCCGGCGACCACACCATCGCCTCGGTGGCCGCGGTGCTGCTGTCCCTGCTCACCGGCGAGCAGCAGAGCGGTTCGGGCGCGGCCCGCTCGTCGGCGCTCGTACGGCTGCTGCTGGGCGCCGAACCGGAGGCGGTGGCGCCGCTGCTGGGGCCCGGCCGGCGGTTCGTGGTCCACGGCCGGCCCGACGCCCAGCCCTGCGATCCGGTGGCGGCCGCCGCACTGGGCGCGGCCCTCGGCTCCCCGCTGGTCGACCTGGCGCAGGACGTCGTACGCGTCCTCGTCCCGGCGGACCGCGAACCGGCCCCGCAGCCCGGCTGGACGCTGGGCGTCAGCGCACCGGCGACCGCGCCGGACTGGCCGGCGGCGGACACCCAGGCGGCCCGGGCCCTGTCCCGCGCCCGAGCCACCCGCACTCCCCTCTACCGGCACGGCGCCCGCCGCCCGGCCCTCACCGACCTGCTCTCCCCCGGCGATGCGGAAGCCCACGCCCGCACGCTCCTCGCGCCCCTGACGGCCCCTCTCACCGAGACCCTGCGCACCTGGCTCTCCCTGCACGGCAGCTGGGACCGCACGGCGGTGGCGCTGTCCGTCCACCGCAACACGGTCCGCCAGCGGATCGCCCGTTGTGCGGCGCTGCTCGACACGGACCTGGACGACCCGGACGTACGCATGGAGCTGTGGTTCGCCCTGCGCCACATCGAGCGGTGA
- a CDS encoding acyl-CoA thioesterase: MNQALQGLLDLLDLEQIEEDIFRGQSRSAVVPRVFGGQVAAQALVAAGRTVPAERPAHSLHAYFLRMGDPGAPIVYNVDRMRDGRSFTTRRVVAVQHGKPIFALSASFQTYEEGLDHQAPMPPAPDPATLPTSEERLRGYDHLDPAVVERFLEARQAVDLRYVDEPPYGRFGEPREPHSQVWFRTNGKLADDPLLHVVLATYVSDMTLLDSVLLAHGRGGWAVGDVVGASLDHAMWFHRPFRADEWLLYDQESPSAYGGRGLGQARIYTQDGQLAVSVIQEGVVRVPR; this comes from the coding sequence ATGAACCAGGCACTTCAGGGTCTCCTCGATCTGCTCGACCTGGAGCAGATCGAGGAGGACATCTTCCGCGGCCAGTCCCGCTCCGCCGTCGTCCCACGGGTCTTCGGCGGACAGGTCGCGGCCCAGGCGCTGGTCGCCGCAGGCCGCACGGTCCCCGCGGAGCGGCCCGCCCACTCCCTGCACGCGTACTTCCTGCGCATGGGCGACCCGGGCGCGCCCATCGTCTACAACGTCGACCGCATGCGCGACGGCCGCTCCTTCACCACCCGCCGGGTCGTCGCCGTCCAGCACGGCAAGCCGATCTTCGCGCTGTCGGCGTCCTTCCAGACGTACGAGGAGGGCCTGGACCACCAGGCCCCGATGCCGCCCGCGCCCGACCCGGCGACGCTGCCCACCTCCGAGGAGCGGCTGCGCGGCTACGACCACCTCGACCCGGCGGTCGTCGAGCGGTTCCTGGAGGCCCGCCAGGCGGTCGACCTGCGCTATGTCGACGAGCCGCCGTACGGGAGGTTCGGCGAGCCCCGCGAACCGCACTCCCAGGTCTGGTTCCGCACCAACGGCAAGCTCGCCGACGACCCCCTGCTGCACGTCGTGCTCGCCACCTATGTCTCCGACATGACCCTGCTCGACTCCGTGCTGCTCGCGCACGGCCGCGGCGGCTGGGCGGTCGGCGACGTCGTCGGCGCCTCCCTGGACCACGCGATGTGGTTCCACCGCCCGTTCCGCGCGGACGAATGGCTGCTGTACGACCAGGAGTCGCCGTCGGCGTACGGCGGGCGGGGGCTCGGACAGGCCCGGATCTACACGCAGGACGGACAGCTCGCGGTGTCGGTCATCCAGGAGGGCGTGGTCCGGGTCCCACGCTGA
- a CDS encoding thiamine pyrophosphate-binding protein, giving the protein MTHDHDLVLRPTEAQTAAALNPPAGRRGGDLVVETLAGLGATTVFGLPGQHALGMFDALRRSDLRYVGLRMENNAGFAADAYGRMTGEAAPLLLSTGPGALTSLAALQEAAAASAPVLAISSQIPTAGLGGGRHGYLHELPDQAASFRGVVKSVHTVRTQSQIPSAIEAAWKSALTAPHGPVWVEIPQDVLLAETSIPVVTGGDAFPDELPPRPELTALAAHLLSHAARPAIIAGGGVVRADASGKLKQLAERLRAPVVTTPGGKGAFPWKHPLSLQSWIEDRYTTDFLEDADVLLVVGSGLGELSSNYHTFKPRGRVVQIEADLGKLESNHPALGIHADARLALQALLETVEERTDPSAPERVRELLAKVAERIAAQELTLEQGVLRSIRKALPAGSPSFWDMTILAYWAWSAFDAKGPNLLHSAQGAGGLGYGFPAALGAAVADPTRPVLAVSGDGGALYSVAELATARQYDLNVTWLIVDDGGYGILREYMTDAFGEATATELTRPDYAALAESFGVPGVRTTPEALEADLARALSAPGPSVVVLPAVLRMFAPTHLTM; this is encoded by the coding sequence GTGACACACGACCACGACCTGGTGCTCCGCCCGACCGAGGCACAGACCGCCGCCGCCCTGAACCCTCCGGCCGGCCGGAGGGGCGGAGACCTGGTCGTGGAGACGCTGGCCGGGCTCGGCGCGACGACCGTGTTCGGGCTGCCCGGCCAGCACGCGCTGGGCATGTTCGACGCCCTGCGCCGCTCCGACCTGCGCTACGTCGGACTGCGGATGGAGAACAACGCCGGGTTCGCGGCGGACGCGTACGGCCGGATGACGGGCGAGGCGGCCCCGCTGCTGCTGTCGACGGGACCGGGCGCGCTGACCTCGCTGGCCGCGCTCCAGGAGGCGGCCGCCGCCTCGGCCCCCGTGCTGGCGATCAGCAGCCAGATCCCGACGGCGGGGCTCGGCGGTGGCCGCCACGGCTACCTCCACGAACTCCCCGACCAGGCGGCGTCGTTCCGGGGCGTGGTGAAGTCGGTCCACACCGTGCGCACCCAGTCCCAGATCCCCTCCGCCATCGAGGCGGCCTGGAAGTCGGCGCTGACGGCCCCGCACGGACCGGTGTGGGTGGAGATCCCGCAGGACGTGCTGCTCGCCGAGACGTCGATCCCGGTGGTGACGGGCGGCGACGCCTTCCCGGACGAACTCCCCCCACGCCCCGAACTGACCGCACTGGCCGCCCACCTGCTGTCCCACGCCGCCCGCCCGGCGATCATCGCGGGCGGGGGAGTGGTACGGGCGGACGCGTCGGGCAAGCTGAAGCAGCTCGCCGAGCGCCTGCGGGCACCCGTCGTCACGACCCCCGGCGGCAAGGGCGCCTTCCCCTGGAAGCACCCCCTGTCCCTCCAGTCGTGGATCGAGGACCGGTACACGACCGACTTCCTGGAGGACGCGGACGTACTCCTCGTGGTCGGCTCCGGACTGGGCGAACTGTCCTCCAACTACCACACGTTCAAGCCGCGCGGCCGGGTCGTGCAGATCGAGGCCGACCTCGGAAAGCTGGAGTCCAACCACCCGGCCCTGGGCATCCACGCGGACGCGCGGCTCGCCTTGCAGGCGCTGCTGGAGACGGTGGAGGAGCGCACGGATCCGTCCGCGCCGGAGCGGGTCCGGGAGCTGCTCGCGAAGGTCGCCGAGCGCATCGCCGCGCAGGAACTCACCCTGGAACAGGGCGTGCTGAGGTCCATCCGCAAGGCGCTCCCCGCCGGCTCCCCGTCCTTCTGGGACATGACCATCCTGGCCTACTGGGCCTGGTCGGCCTTCGACGCGAAGGGCCCCAACCTCCTGCACTCCGCCCAGGGCGCCGGCGGCCTCGGCTACGGCTTCCCCGCGGCCCTCGGCGCGGCGGTCGCCGACCCGACCCGCCCGGTCCTCGCGGTGTCCGGCGACGGAGGCGCCCTGTACTCGGTCGCCGAGCTGGCGACGGCCCGCCAGTACGACCTGAACGTCACCTGGCTCATCGTCGACGACGGCGGCTACGGCATCCTGCGCGAGTACATGACGGACGCCTTCGGCGAGGCGACGGCGACGGAGCTGACGCGGCCGGACTATGCGGCGCTGGCCGAGTCGTTCGGGGTGCCGGGGGTGCGTACGACGCCGGAGGCGCTGGAGGCGGACCTGGCGAGGGCCCTGTCGGCGCCTGGGCCCTCGGTGGTCGTCCTCCCGGCGGTGCTGCGGATGTTCGCGCCGACGCACCTCACGATGTGA
- a CDS encoding DUF7019 family protein yields MAVRYYLYISDAKVDMLLSQIDPAYSRKRVTEFSVGVTMAGAKRTVEAADTDRVTRLERVVRHLEDHADLGTVDEPGQYVQGVMPMQWSALGDGAGDTVYFGGRTERTVVGVGGSTGHVLGTIAGEPSQGMPLSASTPPVLLDRLAALTEQDGIPDPDALATVVKANAVLRGPTQTVEFVAKRMLYGPHPYPELSLQGDMAVLLASPLYVALVD; encoded by the coding sequence GTGGCCGTCCGCTATTACCTGTACATCAGTGACGCCAAGGTCGACATGCTGCTCTCGCAGATCGATCCGGCGTACTCGCGCAAGCGCGTCACCGAATTCAGCGTCGGCGTGACGATGGCGGGGGCGAAGCGCACCGTCGAGGCCGCCGACACCGATCGCGTCACGCGTCTGGAGCGTGTGGTGCGTCACCTGGAGGACCACGCCGACCTCGGCACCGTGGACGAACCGGGGCAGTACGTGCAGGGCGTGATGCCCATGCAGTGGAGCGCGCTCGGCGATGGCGCCGGCGACACGGTCTACTTCGGCGGTCGCACCGAGCGGACGGTCGTGGGGGTGGGCGGATCGACCGGCCATGTCCTGGGAACCATCGCGGGCGAGCCGTCACAGGGCATGCCGCTGAGCGCTTCGACGCCGCCCGTGCTGCTCGACCGGTTGGCCGCCCTCACCGAGCAGGACGGCATCCCCGACCCCGACGCCCTGGCCACGGTCGTCAAGGCCAATGCCGTGCTGCGTGGTCCGACGCAGACCGTGGAATTCGTGGCCAAGCGGATGCTGTACGGCCCCCACCCGTACCCGGAGTTGTCCCTCCAGGGCGACATGGCGGTCCTGCTGGCCAGCCCGCTGTATGTCGCGCTCGTGGACTGA
- a CDS encoding phosphatase, translating into MPIPGTPSRAELVDHLVRTRIAGDVATPRENNLSHYRKLANGDRHYWLGLELGDRWTDEQDVLAVMAERVGVNDDAEHRHGQDTIDPELTVAALERMAARLRKAADGGQRVLFATGHPGGLLDVHRATADALRAAGCEIVVIPEGLQTDEGYVMQFADVAVLEHGATLWHTHSGEPMKAILTGLERAGRPLPDLVVADHGWAGYAGQHGIDSVGYADCNDPALFLAESEGTVQVVVPLDDHVVSPRFYDPMTAYLLREAGLGE; encoded by the coding sequence ATGCCGATACCCGGGACACCCAGCCGCGCCGAGCTCGTCGACCACCTCGTCAGAACCCGTATCGCGGGTGATGTCGCCACTCCCCGCGAGAACAACCTCTCCCACTACCGCAAGCTGGCGAACGGCGACCGCCACTACTGGCTGGGCCTGGAACTCGGCGACCGCTGGACCGACGAGCAGGACGTCCTCGCGGTGATGGCGGAGCGCGTCGGTGTGAACGACGACGCGGAGCACCGGCACGGCCAGGACACCATCGACCCCGAGCTGACGGTCGCCGCGCTGGAGCGGATGGCGGCCCGGCTGCGCAAGGCGGCGGACGGCGGCCAGCGGGTGCTGTTCGCGACCGGGCACCCGGGCGGGCTGCTGGACGTGCACCGTGCGACGGCGGACGCGCTGCGCGCGGCGGGCTGCGAGATCGTCGTGATCCCGGAGGGCCTGCAGACCGACGAGGGCTATGTGATGCAGTTCGCGGACGTCGCGGTCCTCGAACACGGCGCCACCCTCTGGCACACCCACTCCGGGGAGCCGATGAAGGCCATCCTCACCGGGCTCGAGCGCGCGGGACGCCCGCTGCCGGACCTGGTCGTGGCCGACCACGGCTGGGCGGGATACGCCGGTCAGCACGGCATCGACTCCGTCGGATACGCCGACTGCAACGACCCGGCGCTGTTCCTGGCGGAGTCGGAGGGCACGGTGCAGGTGGTGGTGCCGCTCGACGACCACGTGGTCAGCCCCCGCTTCTACGACCCGATGACGGCGTATCTGCTGCGGGAGGCGGGGCTGGGCGAGTGA
- the speB gene encoding agmatinase: MTGNETPRGPVDSSRIPRYAGPATFARLPRLDEVGRADVAVVGVPFDSGVSYRPGARFGGNAIREASRLLRPYNPAQDASPFALAQVADGGDIAVNPFNINEAVETVEAAADELIGTGARLMTLGGDHTIALPLLRSVAKKHGPVALLHFDAHLDTWDTYFGAEYTHGTPFRRAVEEGILDTSALSHVGIRGPLYGKQDLTDDEKMGFGIVTSADVYRRGADEVADQLRQRIGDRPLYVSIDIDCLDPAHAPGTGTPEAGGMTSRELLEILRGLAACNLVSADVVEVAPAYDHAEITSVAASHTAYELTTIMSRQIAKARAK; encoded by the coding sequence ATGACCGGCAACGAGACGCCCCGCGGCCCCGTCGACTCCTCCCGCATCCCGCGGTACGCGGGCCCCGCGACCTTCGCCCGGCTCCCGCGCCTCGACGAGGTCGGCCGCGCCGACGTCGCCGTGGTCGGCGTGCCGTTCGACTCGGGCGTCTCGTACCGGCCGGGCGCCCGCTTCGGCGGCAACGCGATCCGCGAGGCGTCCCGGCTGCTGCGCCCCTACAACCCGGCGCAGGACGCCTCCCCCTTCGCCCTCGCCCAGGTCGCGGACGGCGGCGACATCGCGGTGAACCCCTTCAACATCAACGAGGCCGTCGAGACCGTCGAGGCCGCCGCCGACGAGCTGATCGGCACCGGTGCCCGCCTGATGACCCTCGGCGGCGACCACACCATCGCGCTGCCCCTGCTGCGCTCGGTCGCCAAGAAGCACGGCCCGGTCGCCCTGCTCCACTTCGACGCCCACCTCGACACCTGGGACACCTACTTCGGCGCCGAGTACACCCACGGCACGCCCTTCCGACGCGCGGTCGAGGAGGGCATTCTCGACACCTCCGCCCTCTCCCACGTCGGCATCCGCGGCCCGCTGTACGGCAAGCAGGACCTCACCGACGACGAGAAGATGGGCTTCGGCATCGTCACCTCCGCGGACGTCTACCGCCGCGGCGCCGACGAGGTCGCCGACCAGCTGCGCCAGCGCATCGGTGACCGCCCCCTCTACGTCTCCATCGACATCGACTGCCTCGACCCGGCCCACGCGCCCGGCACCGGCACCCCCGAGGCGGGCGGCATGACGTCGAGGGAGCTGCTGGAGATCCTGCGCGGGCTGGCCGCCTGCAACCTGGTCTCGGCGGACGTCGTCGAGGTGGCGCCCGCGTACGATCACGCCGAGATCACGTCGGTGGCCGCGTCCCACACGGCGTACGAACTGACGACCATCATGTCCCGCCAGATTGCGAAGGCCCGCGCGAAGTGA
- a CDS encoding protein kinase domain-containing protein: MTAQVTVVVIAGAEETSYAYRERTTCEVGRSEQCAIRIDDHHRTVSRRHCRLDIDPPRVLLRDLGSSYGTHVNGGRLDRLTEHQVASGDEIRIGSVRLRITTTPERVRPRNDGHDDRHAHDDDHDGADGYDILRELGRGSQSIVHLARRRGSGELVALKRILVTGPVDESARFAFRRELATIRALCHPNIVEVRDSGDRHDRFFLAYEYCPGGTLEQLAARHGGRVPAGEALPIVHQVLSALDHAHRAPIPGTRRTACPSTAGTSTAGTTAPATATVTRGLVHRDVKPANILLGAPGADGRQRVKLADFGLAKAFELAGLSGHTRTGAMGGTIPFTPRAQLLDYKYAGPEVDVWATAACLYWLLTGATPRDFPPDRDPVAIALREPVVPVMDRDPSVPPGLARVVDEALVDTPAIAVRTARELARALRENAG; the protein is encoded by the coding sequence GTGACCGCGCAGGTGACCGTCGTCGTGATCGCGGGCGCCGAGGAAACGTCGTACGCCTACCGCGAGCGCACCACCTGCGAGGTGGGCCGCTCGGAACAGTGCGCCATCCGCATCGACGACCACCATCGCACCGTGTCCCGCCGCCACTGCCGCCTGGACATCGACCCGCCCCGCGTCCTGCTGCGCGACCTGGGCAGCAGCTACGGCACCCACGTCAACGGCGGACGGCTGGACCGCCTCACCGAGCACCAGGTCGCTTCCGGGGACGAGATCCGCATCGGGAGCGTCCGCCTGCGGATCACCACGACGCCGGAGCGTGTCCGGCCACGGAACGACGGACACGACGACCGCCACGCACACGACGACGACCACGACGGCGCCGACGGCTACGACATCCTGCGCGAGCTCGGCCGTGGTTCCCAGAGCATCGTCCACCTGGCCCGGCGCCGGGGCTCCGGTGAACTCGTCGCGCTCAAAAGGATCCTGGTCACAGGGCCGGTGGACGAGAGCGCGCGCTTCGCCTTCCGCCGCGAGCTGGCCACCATCCGGGCCCTGTGCCACCCCAACATCGTCGAGGTCCGCGACAGCGGCGACCGGCACGACCGATTCTTCCTCGCCTACGAGTACTGCCCGGGCGGCACCCTCGAACAACTGGCCGCCCGGCACGGCGGCCGGGTGCCGGCCGGCGAGGCCCTGCCGATCGTGCACCAGGTGCTCTCTGCCCTGGACCACGCCCACCGGGCACCGATACCCGGGACGCGCCGGACGGCCTGTCCGTCCACGGCCGGGACGTCCACGGCCGGGACGACCGCGCCCGCGACAGCCACCGTGACCCGCGGCCTGGTGCACCGCGACGTGAAGCCCGCCAACATCCTGCTGGGCGCGCCGGGAGCCGACGGTCGGCAGCGGGTCAAGCTGGCGGACTTCGGCCTGGCCAAGGCGTTCGAACTCGCGGGGCTCTCCGGGCACACCAGGACCGGGGCCATGGGTGGCACGATCCCGTTCACGCCCCGCGCGCAGTTGCTCGACTACAAGTACGCCGGCCCCGAGGTGGACGTGTGGGCGACGGCGGCCTGCCTGTACTGGCTGCTCACCGGTGCGACACCGCGCGACTTCCCGCCGGACCGGGACCCGGTCGCGATCGCCCTGCGCGAGCCGGTCGTGCCGGTCATGGACCGCGATCCGTCGGTCCCGCCCGGACTGGCCCGGGTCGTGGACGAGGCGCTGGTGGACACCCCGGCGATCGCCGTCCGCACGGCGCGGGAGCTGGCGCGGGCGCTGCGGGAGAACGCCGGATAG